TGGCTTCAATTCATCTGATATAGTACCTCGTTTTATTGAAGGCATAAGACGTTTTGATCCTAATAATTTAGCAACTTGTGGTAGTAATTCTGCCGAGTTGGGATGAGCAAAGCactttgaaaattcaaGGGGCTCtgtttgaattttttttactaagtCTTCTGCACCAACATAGGTTGCACCcaattttaaagcttcATCTGCAGCTGCACCTTTAGCAAACACACAAATTTTAGGAGGCTCTTGAAATGGATGAGGAAAGGCAATTTGACCACGAGCTGACGGAGCGCGTCgattactttttaaagcaattgAAAGCATATAAGACCCAACATATGGAACAGAAATGCTCACAGATTTGAGATATTTTGTGGCTTCAGGAACTGTCATCGCAAGAGCGGGAAAATTGGATTTCTTGTTTAGTTGAGAAATAAACCTTTTGCAGAAACccttttgatttttaaaatttaaaaattcattatgTGACAATAATGTTTGCCGTTTACCTAACGCTATTAATGAACTCATGGTTTTTAATCTGGTTCGTCAAACTGTCACCAAGCTACTGGATGTCAGTCAATGAACCTGCTAAAATCATAAATCTCTAAACAAATCTGATCCAGCTGTCAACTTTCgaattaataaagaattatCTTTCAAATCAAATTTCCTTATAATGTTTTTGATTAAAGACTAAAAATAAACGGTTTCGTTTAAATTCCACGTTGTGGTAGTTGTAAGATACTGTAGGGTTATACTAGCAAATCCATCCGTTCACgatgtatatattttaaggAGTTAAAAGTTTGTTCATCGGAGTTTTGAGGGATATAGCATTAtgaattttgtttcataGTTATATCTTCACCGCATCTTGTTAAATCTGCGTCAACTGAATAGTTGTTGGTGAATTGTTGTTAACCTTTGttgttgataaaaaattttccttatttGAATCTTTAATATGATAggaattcattttttggatattGGATGTAGCTTCTGGATAGCTGTCCATGTACCCGACAAGTGAAAGCATGTTCGTTGACTCATTACAGTCCTCATCTTGGAAATGTGAGGGCTCAACTGTTACGTACGTAAGAGTTGTACAGGTTGTTGCTCTTGCTCTTGGCACAAAGTATGCATTACTCAGCTTTTTGTTGTGAAGCATGTCTTGTATCTTCTTCAAGTTGGTGGCTGTTGAACCCATCTTAGCAGACCCTCGGTTATTTAGTTTTGTGTTAGCATGGAATACCAATGGTTTTAACAAGTTTCCTTGTTCTCCGTCATGGCTCAATTTTCCtgcttctttctttatatcCAAGTTGCCTGATAACTGTCCACTAAGTTCCTTATTTTCTTGCTTACAGTTAACATATTCATTTGTCTGACTGGgttctttgttttcacCAGTCTTAGGCTCATTCTTATTTTCAACCTTACTTGAAAGGGTCGTGGGATTCTCAGAGATTTTGTTTGTAGAAGACTCTATTGGCTTTCGGATGGTAACAGTAGAGCTTCTTTCTGGTTTGACGAACAAAGCTTTGTTGTCTTGCTGCGCTGTTTGTTCTGAAGTAGGTttgtttgcaaaaaatgCTTGCAATCTACGAATTCTGTCAGACTTTCGCTCCGCGAAGCAAACgaaaatcctttttttcccAACCATCATTCCATTCAATGTGTCTTTGGCTCTAACGGCAGCCTCTATTTGACGAAACGCTACGAAACCATAACCTTTGGAGATTCCTGAATTTGGATAGCATGCTAACATGGAAGACAAAATCGACCCGAAGGGTGAGAATAAATCTTCCAGCTGACTCTTGCATGTGATGACGGTATCatctaaatttttaacgtATAGATTTGAAGGGTCAATAGGAGAATTAGGGATACTTGGAGAGCTTTCACGTAAAGAGTCCCAATGCACGATTGACTGAGGTTTATTATCTGGGTTCCAAGCGGCTGGATGATTTTGCTGATTTGAAACACCGGTAGTTGAAACGCTACCCCATTGGCTTTTCTCCTTAGTTGGTGAGCCCATAATCCATGTCATCTTCGAACATGTAGCATTTTCgatatttatttgagtTTTGTTAGCGTTTTCCGATGGGAAAGGCCATAAGCTTTCACCAGTCGGCGTTGTGGGAATTGACTTCACTGAAGAAGAggctttattttttatactgACCTCTAAAATGCTTCCTTTGTATGGAAcgttatttaatttttctattgCCTTAATAATGAGGTTAGTATCATGAAATAGATTATGCAAATATTGGGGTTTTCTCTTCATATTGAGCTTACATTTTGACATGATTCAACTGAATCCATAATCACTTCGCCATACCGGAACCCTCTTTGGTCAAGAAACTGGCTGACCGCCGTCCCTTTTACTACACCAGCCTGTTTAAAGTGGTTATATAAGTCAATCGGTGTGACTTCGGCAGGTAGGTTCAAGATACTAAGGGGTAACGTAGAAGCGAAGGCATTTGGTACAACTTGCATGCTAATATCTTCCAAACCAAGAGACGGTATGGTAAGCGTTGTTTCTGGCTTCGGGTTACGCGAATTTATGCCTCTCACAGTTTCccaatttctttcttcgACATTTGGAATAAATTCCTTAATCTGAGACTGTTTGAGTCCTGGCTTAACGTTTTCCTCATCTGTATTGTTTTGGATGCTAGGATTGAACACGTTCGCAGTGATTGACGTATCGTTAggtttgaattttttgtctGTCAGTTTCGCAGGATTTACGACTCTTGCTTTAATGgtccttttttttaggttagtaattttttggagaatgatttttcgatttttttttctgtaatGCTTGTCTCTAATTTTTCCCTTCAGTCACTTACAATTTTCTTTGGCCCAGAGTCATTCCTTTAGCGTCCTTTAGAACTTCTTCAAT
This portion of the Schizosaccharomyces pombe strain 972h- genome assembly, chromosome: I genome encodes:
- the mrpl1 gene encoding mitochondrial 54S ribosomal protein uL1m; this encodes MSSLIALGKRQTLLSHNEFLNFKNQKGFCKRFISQLNKKSNFPALAMTVPEATKYLKSVSISVPYVGSYMLSIALKSNRRAPSARGQIAFPHPFQEPPKICVFAKGAAADEALKLGATYVGAEDLVKKIQTEPLEFSKCFAHPNSAELLPQVAKLLGSKRLMPSIKRGTISDELKPLIESALTAVDYRQNDAGSINLPVGKLGFSDKELQENIEALVSNVRFTLAKLPGKVKVTVKHVHLSASHAIAIPLQYK
- the crp79 gene encoding poly(A)-binding protein Crp79, whose translation is MNNSKLSVPGQYEDESSTIYVGNIDSRLSDEEIIKHFSKYGQVESIFRRLLDSFYPKEKAKPFKPPKNGVQYGFVKFVNAESIEEVLKDAKGMTLGQRKLTIKARVVNPAKLTDKKFKPNDTSITANVFNPSIQNNTDEENVKPGLKQSQIKEFIPNVEERNWETVRGINSRNPKPETTLTIPSLGLEDISMQVVPNAFASTLPLSILNLPAEVTPIDLYNHFKQAGVVKGTAVSQFLDQRGFRYGEVIMDSVESCQNAIEKLNNVPYKGSILEVSIKNKASSSVKSIPTTPTGESLWPFPSENANKTQINIENATCSKMTWIMGSPTKEKSQWGSVSTTGVSNQQNHPAAWNPDNKPQSIVHWDSLRESSPSIPNSPIDPSNLYVKNLDDTVITCKSQLEDLFSPFGSILSSMLACYPNSGISKGYGFVAFRQIEAAVRAKDTLNGMMVGKKRIFVCFAERKSDRIRRLQAFFANKPTSEQTAQQDNKALFVKPERSSTVTIRKPIESSTNKISENPTTLSSKVENKNEPKTGENKEPSQTNEYVNCKQENKELSGQLSGNLDIKKEAGKLSHDGEQGNLLKPLVFHANTKLNNRGSAKMGSTATNLKKIQDMLHNKKLSNAYFVPRARATTCTTLTYVTVEPSHFQDEDCNESTNMLSLVGYMDSYPEATSNIQKMNSYHIKDSNKENFLSTTKVNNNSPTTIQLTQI